The genomic DNA CGACAATGGCGCCGAAAACTAAGCCAATAATCCAAGCGCTATTCATCTCAGTTTATCCTGATTCAAGGTTTTACTTATTGGGGAAATAGCCGCAAATCCCTATGATATGTGTACTTCCGCTGTCGGGTGAAGTCAAGTCACGAGGGGAAACTCCATCAACTTCGTAGTGATTCCGAACCGAAGACCCGGTAGCATTCTTCAGTGGTCGTTTGGCCGGATTCAACCATTTTTTGAGCCTGCTGGAGCATTGGAATCATGCCTGAGGACAAGGCTGCACGTTCGAGAAATTGCACATCTTTCTTCTCCAGAATGGCATTGGTAATCTCTGAGTGTTCAATTCGGAGCATTTCTGCCACGACGATGCGGCCTGAGTACCCCGTCATCCGACACTCCTGGCATGGGCTCGCTTCAGCCTGCCGACATTGACACGATTTTCGAAGTAATCGCTGAGCTAAAACTGCAGAAAGTCCACTCCGGAGGATATACGGTTCGATTTTCATGTCTGCTAACCGTCCCAGTGCTGCCGCCGCGGTCCCTGCATGGAACGTCGACAAAACCAGGTGACCGGTGAGTGATGCCTGAAAAACGATGCCGGCGGTCTGTTTGTCGCGGATTTCTCCAACCATAATGACATCGGGGTCCTGTCTCATCAGTGAAATCAGCCCTCGTTCGTAGGTAAAGTCGCTTTCTGGCTTGATGGCTGATTGTGAAATTCCGGGGAGAATTGCTTCAACGGGGTCCTCAAGCGTACAGATGCTTCGCAGTGAGACGCTTGTGGTCAGAATGTGACGGATCGCTGCGTAGAGCATGGTCGTTTTGCCAGAGCCTGCTGGCCCACATGTCAGTAACAGGCCTGATGTCTGTTCAAGTATGTTGCGAATGGAGTTTTGGATCTCTGAGTCGTATCCAAGGTCCTCGATGGTTCGGTACTCTCCCGAGCCAACGAAAAAACGAACGACTGCTTTCTCTCCGTGAACGGTCGGAAACGTACTGACACGAATTTCCGAATCGGTCGGCTCTCCTTTGACACGACCTTCCTGCGGAACATCAGTTCGGTACGTCAACAAATTTGCGACGACTTTGAGCCGCGTCACAATGTTGACTCCTCCAGCGATGCGATCCGCAGCTTCCAAAACGCCATCAATGCGAAAATAGGGAATCAGTCCGTTTGGAGTTTTGTCAGGAATCAGGTGTAAATCGCTCGCTTGACGTCGAATCGCCATGTCCAACAGGACATCGACTGCATGAACTGCGTACTTTTCTTCACCGGCCTGATATGGGGCCAAAAGAGATTGAAGTTCTTCGTTGAGTGTCATGCTTCGCTTCTTCTAAAAACGACCGAGAGGCACCCTTGCCTCGAGCAGATTGCTCTACCGTTGTGCCCGTGAAGAACGCATTTTTCTAGAACTGATCCTGAAACTTGAAATTGCTCTCTCAAACGTTGAGGAAAGCGACCATTCCAGTGGTTTTCGGACTGGTTCTGGTAAAAATGCTATTCGCCACGAGGCAGATCCTGCAAACCAACTTGAAAGATGCTCTCACGGTCTCATGAACGTAGGAAACTGTGAGTCAGATGAAAAAACTCGCTTAGATCTTAAAAGATTTCCAGGAATCATCCCTCATCAATAGCCGCTGATGAACTTTGACGTCAGTCCCATGTTCGGCAGAGCTTGCCGTCAGGGACTCAAAAAACTGTCTGAGGCAATTCTGCTGCTGCAATGGTATGCATTGGCTGATATCGTCGCGAATGCCAGTCGGTCCCGCTGCGCTTCAGTAGGGCTCTAAGGCCCGAAACTGTTCTGAGGCAATGAGACAATTTTTTCAGGGCATGATCGTTTCATAAGGAATGGCCACTTCCATCAGGTTCAATTCAGGATATCGTCCGCCGTGATTCTTAAAAAATCGATTCTTCTGACCGGACTCGCTTGCGCACTCACTACGAGTGGAATCGCTATTTGCGATGATGAGATTTCTTCAGATTCACCAAAAACAAGTGAAAATAAACCTGAAGTGTTACAGCCAGCCTCTCGCCCTCCTGTTTTGCTGGCTCCTCCTAAAACTACAACTCCGGTTTCAACCGACGATCCTCCCGAAGCCAGAAAGGTCTCACCCACTGCCAAGCTTTCGCCCAGCGATTCGAATGTCAGCAGAACTTTAAATGGATTGAAAACGTCGAACGGGTCTTTGGAGCAAGGATTTGTCTCTCTGCTTTCTGGCGAAGGTCTGGCTGGCTGGGTTGTTCATGAAGGGCGAGCTGATGCCTGGAAACAAGATGGAGAAACAATCTCTTGCACCGGTGCAGGTGGAGGATGGCTACGAACAGAAAAAGAATACAGCGACTTTCAGCTGAAATTTGAATACAAACTTCAGCCTGGTTGCAATACCGGGCTTGGAATTCGTTGCCCCAGTGATGGGAATCCGACATTCACTGGAATCGAGTTGCAACTTCTGGACGACACGGCAGAGAAGTACAAAAGCTTGCGAGCAGATCAATATACCGGGAGTCTCTACTATCAGGTCGCTCCTCAAACAAAACCTGAGTTGAAACCTGCTGGCGAATGGAATGAATGCGAAGTCATCTGTCTTGGCGATCAGATTACAGTGAAAATGAACGGGCAAGTTGTCAATAATATCAATCTAGCGAGACCGACTGGTGAAAAACCAGGTACGGAAAAGACCTGGAAGCTGGCAGAACGTCCGCCATTGGGGCATCTGGCACTTCAGAGTCACCCTTCTCAAGTCGAATTTCGAAACTTGCGAGTCAAAGACCTTTCCATCGAGACCACTTCCGGCGTTCGGTATGTCAACCTTCAAGATGGCGAAGGGGAAGTCTTTACTGATGCGAAGATGGTCACCGTGCACTACGTCGGTCAACTCCTCGATGGAACTCGCTTTGGAGATACTCGTGATCTCGGAGAACCAGTCTCAGTCCCTGTTGATGGGATCATCGATGGTTGGAAGCACGGGATTGAAGGGATGAAAGTGGGTGGGCGGAGAAGACTGATTGTTCCGCCTGAGATGGCTTATGGCAGCCAAGGTGTTCCAAACTTGATTCCACCGGGGGCGACTCTGGTTTTTGAGGTCGAATTGTGTGGCTTTGAGCGTTAACCTAGGATAAACGCCTTTTTATCATTCAACGCGATTGTTTATAGAACTGATCCTGAAACTTGAAATTGCTCTCTCAAACGTTGAGAAAAGCGGCTATTCCAGAGGTTTTCGGACTGGTTCAAGAATTTCTCCGCAAACCTGAGTTTAGGCTCTCACCATTCAGAGAGTTCCTCATTGGACAGGTTTTCGGTTGCTTCATATTTTGATAGATCATTTCTTCGCGTTGATTTGTTGGGCATCTTGGGGAATCGAAATGAGTGAATCTAAAGAAAGTCCGTGTCCCGATTGCGGGGAGATGGTACGTGTCAACTCGTTGCGCTGCTGGAACTGCGGCGCATTCATGAATCCAGAGCTGGAAGAAAAATATCTGGAAATGCAGGCCAAGCCGCAACAGACAATCTTCAGTGATCTTCCTGATAGTGAAGTCTCATCTTTAGCGGATGACGCCTCGACCGAAGAGGGAGGAGATGACGACTTCGAACTCTCCATGCCGTCGAAAACGCCTGCTGTCACCAACGAGGCGGGAGCACTTCCGTCTGATCTGAATGATCCTGCGTCAACAGATCCCGAGTCAAAACGGTCTGCAGAAGATGCTCCTGTCAAATCCACAGGCGACGACATCTTCAACATTGCAATGAAGGACGAGAAACAACTTCAAAAGCAACGTCGAAAAAGAGCCCAGCGAGGCGGGATGAAGACCCCTGGTGGCGGGCTCATCATCTTCTGTCCTTACGGTTGCCGAATCGTTGTGAAGGAATCGCACCGCGGAATGCAGGGAAAGTGCCCGGAATGCCGAGCACCGTTTATCGTCCCAGTCGATCCTCCGAACTTCCGCAAAGAAAAAACCTCGGACGATTCAAGCAGCAAAGAGGCCACAAAAGAAGGCTTCGAAGGCTGGTTGTCCGACTTGCACTTGCACAATGTGAATCCGGAAAAATTGAAGCTCAAAGCAGACAGCTTACTGAAAGAGTTCACACTCGCTGACTTCGGCTTCTCGGATGATCAACTCGTCGTCGCTGTCTACACCAAGAAAGCGCGTGCGGCACTCGGCAAAAGCGACGGGAAAAATGATCCCCGTACAGCCCTGAAAGCTGAGTTGCAGGCTGGCAAAAAAGGGGAGAATCCTGACCTCGCAGAAATGATGACTTTCTCGAAAGATGACTTGGCACAAATCAAAGTTGTGCAACCAGTCGCATCACGTGCCGACTCGATCTTTCATGGAATTACCGTTTTCGGAGAGGGCCGGATTTCAATTCAACTGCCGCACGTCGAAGGCAAGAATGAGATTCTGTATGTCTCGATGGGACTGACGCAATTCTGGGAATTCCAAAAGCTCGTAGAAGAAAAATACGGCGTGACATCACTCGGAGCCGGTGCCGGAATTCCTTCGGAGCATGAGTACGAGAGCTATCGCTGCCACTTCCTCGAAACACAAATCAAGGCTTTGAAAAACCTCGAATTTTACAAAGCCGACGAAACTGTCGAACTCGAAGCGGTCGGCTATCAATGTGGAAAATGTCAGGCGACTGTCAGTGAAGAAGGCCGCAAACGAGAGGGCCTGGGCGGGAAAACTGCTAAAGGAATTCCGAAAGCTAAATGCCCGAAATGCAGCAGTAAGATGGGCGACAACACGCTTTACGGAATCAAACAAGAAGCCGAAGAGCCTGCAACCGCTGGAGCGATGTAAGCAGTTGAGTGCATCTCTTTGACATCAGTGAAATGAAAAGCCCGCAGGAACAATCTGTTCCTGCGGGCTTTTTGAGCAATTTCGATTCTTCGATTTCGATTTTTGTTGTGCCCGTGGAATATCAGCGCTTACTTCACTGATGAGATCACAGTCCCGGTGGACATGTCGTTCACCATTTCGCCTGCGTGATAGCTCGAACGGACGAACGGGCCGCAAGCGACCATGCTAAAGCCAAGTTTGTGGCATTGCTGGGCAATCTCTTCAAATTCCTCAGGCGGAACATAACGCTCGACAGGAAGAAGTTCGGGCCCTGGATTCAAGTACTGTCCGATGGTGATCATGTCGACACCGACGGATCGCAAATCAGCACAGGTGTCGATCACTTCTTCGATTGTTTCCCCGAGTCCCAGCATCAGCCCACTTTTGGTCGGCATATTGGGATCTTCTTCTTTGACTTGGGCGAGCAAGTCAAGAGTTCGCTGATAGACAGCATTCCGTCTCACACGGTCATACAAGCGTGGGACTGTCTCGGTGTTATGGTTGAAGACATCAGGCTTGGCTTGAACGACGCGGCTGATCGCTTCACGGTTGCCGAGGAAGTCTGAGGTGAGAACTTCGACAGCGGCACCGGTCCGTTCACGAACCTTCAGGACGCACTGATAGAAATGTTCTGCACCACCATCAGGAAGATCGTCGCGTGTGACACATGTGATCACGACGTGCTTGAGTCCCAAACGGGCAGCTGCTTCAGCAACGCGATCCGGTTCGTCTTCTTCGACCGTTTCCGTTTTCCCCTTCGGGACCGAGCAGAACCCACAGGGGCGTGTGCAAACGTTCCCGAGAATCATGAACGTCGCTGTTTTCTGTGCCCAGCATTCTGTGCGATTCGGGCACTTGGCACTCTCGCAAACGGTCTCCAGATTCAAATCTTCGATGACGCTGGAGGTAAATCCCATCTCCGCACTCGGCATGGGGCGCTTGAGCCATTTGGGTAAACGGCGACGCGGCTTCGAACTCGCTGCCTCAGGAGTCGGGGAACTACCACAACCGCTGCCCGGTTGGTTTTCGGCAGTTTGCTTTGAATCGATAATCGGGAGATCAAACATGTTTTGCAACTTGTCGTGTGGTTTTCTTCAAGAGAGGGTGACCTGTAGAAACATCGGTCGTTTCATATCCGAATTGTTTCGAAATCGTTCGAATTAATGATTCTCGCAACTTCGACATTTGAACAGGAGGAATACGTTGAGCTTGAATGGAGATCGCTCGCTGATGATCTGAGTTCGGAACTGTCATTTCCAGAAAATCAGGCGAGATCGTCACATTCAAAAAGAGTCCATGATTTGACACCCACGATCGGACGCTTGAGCCGAAGAAAGCCAGTTGCCCTCCCCTGCCCCAGACTCCGGGAAACTCAGGGTGTCTCTTCGCCGGAATTTTGAGTTCATGGCAACTCTCGCAAGCTGCGGTCTCGATAAGTCGGCGATATTCGACCAGCCCAATCCCAAGCCGGTCCAGTGGTAGCATCAAATAGATTGCCAGCTGTCCCTGAGCATGTGCGTAAGCACCTCCACCACGAGAAATCCAGTAAACCGGAAGTTCCATGCGCTCGCGCTGCTCTTCGTCAATCAGAATTTCTGAAGTTTTTCCTTCTCGACCAACCGTGATCATAGGAGGATGTTCACACAAGAACAGCTTCCCTGAGAGATCTTTGCGACCGCTCATTTCGTATGTGACATACTCCTGCAAACCGAGAAACGCCGGGAAGTCGACCAGACCTAGAAGATGCACCTCAAGCGTTCCCGCATGAAGCGGGGGGACGTTCGATGTGATCGGTTGGCTGGACATTCTTCGTCTCAAGTTTCATTGGACTCTCGAGTGGTTTGCAGATCACAAAGGATCAGAACAAGCTCGCCCAATTCTATCAGGCATCCGGAGAACGAACAATCAGAAGGCGTTGATCTATGAGACGCCTCGGAAAAAGCTTGAGGAAAGAGAGGCTTCTCAGTCATTGGAGTCTTGTGGCTTCGGGTAAGAAAGCTTTGAGCTTCTTCAAGTATAGACTTTCGGCACAGGACTGGTCGCTGCAATCGAAAGTCCGAGGAACAGATGTTACTCTTTGCGATTCGAAGTATCCGCATCATCAACAGGAACCTGCCCGGTCTATGTTCAGCTGACCAGAGAAACAATTACGATACCGGTCCCGAAGGGACGTCCAAAAAACATTTGTCGCTGAATCGAAAACGAAACCGACGGGCCATTCCCGATGCGTTTTGTTTCTTGTCCCAGCCTCACGGAACGACTCACAGACCGCGAAGACACGTTTCGAAAAGACTTAGAACCAGTCCGGAAACTTCTGGAATAGTCGCTTTTCTCAACGTTTGAGAGAGCAATTTCAAGTTTCAGGATCAGTTCTTGAAGAACCTTGAAAACTGAAAGTGAATTGAAGAAGTCTCTTGCCGACCCTCCCCCTGAAAAAATTGCTGATTGAAACTCTCAAGCGACACGATATCAGAGATGAGTCGTTGCTCGTGGCGGTTTCGGGGGGGGCAGATAGTGTCTCTCTACTGCTGTTGCTCCACGATTTGCGTGAAGAACTCCAGTTGCAACTTTCAGTCGCGCATTTCGACCATCAACTGCGTGAAAGTTCCGCCGATGACGCGAAGTGGGTCGAAGCCTTATGTAATCAACTCGCAGTCCCTTGCGTGATCGGCCGGCCTGATCAGGATTCCGAATCAATGCAACAGGGAGGGATTGAAGAGTCTGCCAGAAAGCGACGGTATCACTTTTTTCAACAAGTCGCTGAACGCCACAAGATCAACTGGGTCGCCATTGCTCATACGGCAGACGATCAGGCCGAAACAGTACTGCACCATATTGCACGTGGAACAGGACTGAAAGGTTTGCAGGGAATCCCGGAAACACGAGAACTGACCGAGTCCGTCACATTAATTCGACCACTCCTGCAGGTGAATCGGTCTGAGTTGATCGCCGAACTCGCAAGTCGCCAGCAGGCTTTCCTTCAGGATGAATCAAACACCGATTTCTCGTTCACTCGAAACAGGATTCGCCACGATGTTCTCCCCTATTTGAAGGAGTCATTGAATCCGCAAATCGATCAGGCGTTACGACGACTTGCGAAGCAGGCACAAGAAGCCCAGTCTGCGATCGATGAACTGGCCCGGAACCTACTCGATCAATCTCTGACAAATTCTGAAAGCCTCAGGGACGGCCTCGCCTTTGTCCGTCTCTCGATCCCCGAGATGAAAAAGCAGCCTGTTGCGGTTGTGTCTGCGATGTTTCTGAAACTCTGGACCGAAAAGAAATGGCCTCGCAAACAGATGTCACATTTTCACTGGTCACAATTGACTGAAATGGCGACGACGAAGTCTCCTCAAGGTCTCGCTCTTCCCGGCGGAATTCAAGCGACGTGCAGACGGGACGTTCTTGAGATTCGGCTCCGTTCAGATTGAAAGCAATTTTGAATCGTCGAAGCCAAAGTCTCATTTCAAATCAAGAAAACAACAACTTTTATTGAGACGGCTACCGATTCCAAATTTTGATCACTGCGGAATTTTCAGGACTGGTAAGGTGGATGCGGCCCGCCTCGCTGAGCTCCACGTTTTTTCTGGCAGAACAGTCTCGTCGCAAGCTGACGACGCACGATGATCTTCGGATACAATTTGTGCGGTCTATCGAGAAATCTGAGGTTTCACTTCGCAATCGCTTGTGGTTTGGGTACGCTTCGGAAAGATTGAAGTGTGGGAAGATCTCCCTTTGAATAGAGAAGAGAAACATGTTGTGTCCATTTTGCCGCGATGGCGAGAGCAAAGTCGTCGACTCGCGCGGCAGCCAGGATTTTGTGATCCGACGACGACGGGAGTGCCTCTCCTGCGGTCGCCGGTTTACCACATATGAAAAGATTGAAGAGTCGCCGCTGAAAGTCATTAAAAAAGATGGGTCACGAGTCCCTTTCGATCGTGAACGGATTCGATCGGGTGTTGAAAAAGCCTGTTACAAACGCCCCATCAGCCCGGATCAAATTGAACAAATTCTGGATCGCGTCGAGCACACGGTCTACGAAACTTTTGAACGCGAAGTCCCTTCTCGATTTGTAGGTGAACAGGTTTGTGAAGCGTTGAAGCTCGTCGATCAGGTCGCCTTCGTTCGATTTGCGTCGGTGTACCGATCATTTCAGGATGTCAACGACTTTGTGGAAGAGCTACAAACTTTGCGACAACGGAGCAGCCGACTGGATGATTAAGCAAGGATTGTTAATCGGCCGCACGGACGGCATGGAACAAGCAGTGATGTGTTTGTTCAATCGGTGTGAACAGGCGAAATATTTTCGTCACCTGTCGGAGTTGTCGACACAAATAGATTCCGTACCAGAACTGATTCTCGTCTTGCAACAGTTCTCCGATGAGTACCATGAAGAACAGATCGAACATTTACTCACTGAGTATCCATTATCAAGAGTGATCTGCTGCTACGGTCCATGGTGCGTTTCAGACGGTCGAAATCACAATTTCTGGCCAATGGCCGTGCGTGTCCCGATTGCCGAAATTCAACAAAGAATTGAGCGAGAGATGGAAGTCATCGCAGGGAAACGTCCACCACTGGAACGGACCGCCGGACGTGATGAGATCTTTGCCTTTGAGCACGGAAACGATTTTCACTGAGGAATAAATTCAATGCTCTTGGGCACACCCGCAAAGGCTATTGGAAATGTCATGATTCCCGCGTTTTTTCGATCACTTGTACAGAGAGATAGAGCATTTTGTGAATTGGCTTCCGCGTCCTGTTTCGTAACGATGAGTCCATGAAGTGATGAATGTGAATTTCGCGGGCACGACAAGCACTTAAAATGCTATCACTGCGAAGCGTCCCTCTTGAGCACAGAATTTCGTAAGAAAGTGACTGATGAAAGTTGGCCTGTTTATCCCTTGTTATATCGATCAATTCTTTCCAAATGTTGGCCTAGCCACAGTGGAACTTTTGGAGCGATTCGGGTGCGAAGTCGATTATCCAGAGGCACAGACATGTTGCGGTCAGCCAATGGCTAACACCGGCTGTGTTGATGATGCCAAACCGCTTGCAAAAGCCTTCGTGGAAATCTTCGCTGACTACGAATACGTGGTTTGTCCATCGGGGAGTTGTGTCGCAATGGTCACTCACCATTACGATGAATACTTTGATCCATCAGATCCCGGTCTTAAAAACGTTAAGGAACGAACTTACGAGCTGACTCAATTTTTGACGGACGTGATTAAAGTTGAGTCATTCGATGTCAAGTTTCCCTATCGAGTCGGCCTGCACAATAGTTGTCATGGGTTGCGAGAACTACGCTTGGGAAGCTCATCAGAACTGATGATCGAAAGATATAGCAAAGCGGCCGATTTACTGAATCTCATCGAAGGCGTGGAACTGGTTGAACTCGAAAGAGTTGATGATTGCTGCGGATTCGGCGGGACCTTCGCAGTCAACGAAGAGGCTGTCTCGTGCATGATGGGCGACGATCGAATTCACGATCACGAACAGGCAGGTGCACAAATCATGACAGCTGGGGACATGTCTTGCCTGATGCATCTCGATGGGCTTTTGAAGCGCCAGAAGAAACCGATTCAAGTCATGCACATCGCTGAGATTCTCGCCGGCCACCAGCCGGAATCTGTTCCAAATTCCTGACTCACATTCCCTGCCCTCTCCGCTTAAGCCCAATCGGGGTCAGCGAAGATCTGTGCAACCTTGATGCGAAACCCCTGCAAGTCGGGAGCACCGTTCAGGATGTCGTTTTCATCCAGACGAATGGCCGAATGGTTTGTCTTCCGAAGAATGTGGATCGTGCGAGCATTGGGATCTGCAATCCAAACCGATTGGACTCCAGTCTTAAGGTACAGCGAGATCCTCTCACTAATCCCGGCGCGACGATCGCCAGTTGTAGCTAAATCGACAACGACGGTAGGTGTGGAATCAGTGTAATCGTTGTCCATCTCCGAGAAACGCTCTCCTTCGGTAAAGTAGCTGATGGCTGGGTAAAGAATCGTATCTGGTGAAGATTCCAGTTTCAGACCGAGATCGAAACAGGGATATCCATTCA from Thalassoglobus polymorphus includes the following:
- a CDS encoding (Fe-S)-binding protein, whose translation is MKVGLFIPCYIDQFFPNVGLATVELLERFGCEVDYPEAQTCCGQPMANTGCVDDAKPLAKAFVEIFADYEYVVCPSGSCVAMVTHHYDEYFDPSDPGLKNVKERTYELTQFLTDVIKVESFDVKFPYRVGLHNSCHGLRELRLGSSSELMIERYSKAADLLNLIEGVELVELERVDDCCGFGGTFAVNEEAVSCMMGDDRIHDHEQAGAQIMTAGDMSCLMHLDGLLKRQKKPIQVMHIAEILAGHQPESVPNS
- the nrdR gene encoding transcriptional regulator NrdR, whose amino-acid sequence is MLCPFCRDGESKVVDSRGSQDFVIRRRRECLSCGRRFTTYEKIEESPLKVIKKDGSRVPFDRERIRSGVEKACYKRPISPDQIEQILDRVEHTVYETFEREVPSRFVGEQVCEALKLVDQVAFVRFASVYRSFQDVNDFVEELQTLRQRSSRLDD
- a CDS encoding GspE/PulE family protein, coding for MTLNEELQSLLAPYQAGEEKYAVHAVDVLLDMAIRRQASDLHLIPDKTPNGLIPYFRIDGVLEAADRIAGGVNIVTRLKVVANLLTYRTDVPQEGRVKGEPTDSEIRVSTFPTVHGEKAVVRFFVGSGEYRTIEDLGYDSEIQNSIRNILEQTSGLLLTCGPAGSGKTTMLYAAIRHILTTSVSLRSICTLEDPVEAILPGISQSAIKPESDFTYERGLISLMRQDPDVIMVGEIRDKQTAGIVFQASLTGHLVLSTFHAGTAAAALGRLADMKIEPYILRSGLSAVLAQRLLRKSCQCRQAEASPCQECRMTGYSGRIVVAEMLRIEHSEITNAILEKKDVQFLERAALSSGMIPMLQQAQKMVESGQTTTEECYRVFGSESLRS
- the tilS gene encoding tRNA lysidine(34) synthetase TilS, with amino-acid sequence MPTLPLKKLLIETLKRHDIRDESLLVAVSGGADSVSLLLLLHDLREELQLQLSVAHFDHQLRESSADDAKWVEALCNQLAVPCVIGRPDQDSESMQQGGIEESARKRRYHFFQQVAERHKINWVAIAHTADDQAETVLHHIARGTGLKGLQGIPETRELTESVTLIRPLLQVNRSELIAELASRQQAFLQDESNTDFSFTRNRIRHDVLPYLKESLNPQIDQALRRLAKQAQEAQSAIDELARNLLDQSLTNSESLRDGLAFVRLSIPEMKKQPVAVVSAMFLKLWTEKKWPRKQMSHFHWSQLTEMATTKSPQGLALPGGIQATCRRDVLEIRLRSD
- a CDS encoding Uma2 family endonuclease; the encoded protein is MIQQAMTAEEFSLKRSDLPDAGQWAELVRGVPVTLQPPDLEHGTIVLNLSKAFSAYVHTEMNGYPCFDLGLKLESSPDTILYPAISYFTEGERFSEMDNDYTDSTPTVVVDLATTGDRRAGISERISLYLKTGVQSVWIADPNARTIHILRKTNHSAIRLDENDILNGAPDLQGFRIKVAQIFADPDWA
- a CDS encoding family 16 glycoside hydrolase codes for the protein MILKKSILLTGLACALTTSGIAICDDEISSDSPKTSENKPEVLQPASRPPVLLAPPKTTTPVSTDDPPEARKVSPTAKLSPSDSNVSRTLNGLKTSNGSLEQGFVSLLSGEGLAGWVVHEGRADAWKQDGETISCTGAGGGWLRTEKEYSDFQLKFEYKLQPGCNTGLGIRCPSDGNPTFTGIELQLLDDTAEKYKSLRADQYTGSLYYQVAPQTKPELKPAGEWNECEVICLGDQITVKMNGQVVNNINLARPTGEKPGTEKTWKLAERPPLGHLALQSHPSQVEFRNLRVKDLSIETTSGVRYVNLQDGEGEVFTDAKMVTVHYVGQLLDGTRFGDTRDLGEPVSVPVDGIIDGWKHGIEGMKVGGRRRLIVPPEMAYGSQGVPNLIPPGATLVFEVELCGFER
- a CDS encoding lipoyl(octanoyl) transferase LipB produces the protein MSSQPITSNVPPLHAGTLEVHLLGLVDFPAFLGLQEYVTYEMSGRKDLSGKLFLCEHPPMITVGREGKTSEILIDEEQRERMELPVYWISRGGGAYAHAQGQLAIYLMLPLDRLGIGLVEYRRLIETAACESCHELKIPAKRHPEFPGVWGRGGQLAFFGSSVRSWVSNHGLFLNVTISPDFLEMTVPNSDHQRAISIQAQRIPPVQMSKLRESLIRTISKQFGYETTDVSTGHPLLKKTTRQVAKHV
- the lipA gene encoding lipoyl synthase, whose product is MFDLPIIDSKQTAENQPGSGCGSSPTPEAASSKPRRRLPKWLKRPMPSAEMGFTSSVIEDLNLETVCESAKCPNRTECWAQKTATFMILGNVCTRPCGFCSVPKGKTETVEEDEPDRVAEAAARLGLKHVVITCVTRDDLPDGGAEHFYQCVLKVRERTGAAVEVLTSDFLGNREAISRVVQAKPDVFNHNTETVPRLYDRVRRNAVYQRTLDLLAQVKEEDPNMPTKSGLMLGLGETIEEVIDTCADLRSVGVDMITIGQYLNPGPELLPVERYVPPEEFEEIAQQCHKLGFSMVACGPFVRSSYHAGEMVNDMSTGTVISSVK